A section of the Humulus lupulus chromosome 2, drHumLupu1.1, whole genome shotgun sequence genome encodes:
- the LOC133816350 gene encoding uncharacterized protein LOC133816350, with product MARGSGFPSCVQCGTRSNPCRCKVVGPTLGFLAFAAAAIVEWPVGALVYCFKHMKGRRIMAHPATHVYPAVNRAIPI from the coding sequence ATGGCTCGTGGTAGTGGATTTCCAAGCTGTGTTCAATGTGGCACGAGGAGCAACCCGTGTCGGTGCAAGGTGGTGGGGCCAACGTTGGGGTTCTTGGCGTTTGCGGCGGCCGCCATCGTGGAATGGCCAGTCGGAGCTCTCGTGTACTGCTTTAAGCACATGAAGGGTCGCCGCATCATGGCTCATCCAGCTACTCATGTTTACCCCGCTGTCAATAGGGCCATTCCTAtttga